A stretch of the Pan troglodytes isolate AG18354 chromosome 20, NHGRI_mPanTro3-v2.0_pri, whole genome shotgun sequence genome encodes the following:
- the MRPL4 gene encoding large ribosomal subunit protein uL4m isoform X1: MLQLVRAGARAWLRPTGCQGLSSLAEEAARATENPEQVASEGLPEPVLRKVELPVPTHRRPVQAWVESLRGFEQERVGLADLHPDVFATAPRLDILHQVAMWQKNFKRISYAKTKTRAEVRGGGRKPWPQKGTGRARHGSIRSPLWRGGGVAHGPRGPTSYYYMLPMKVRALGLKVALTVKLAQDDLHIMDSLELPTGDPQYLTELAHYRRWGDSVLLVDLTHEEMPQSIVEATSRLKTFNLIPAVGLNVHSMLKHQTLVLTLPTVAFLEDKLLWQDSRYRPLYPFSLPYSDFPRPPPHATQGPAATPYHC, from the exons ATGCTGCAGTTGGTCCGGGCCGGGGCGCGGGCCTGGCTTCGGCCTACCGGCTGCCAG GGCCTGAGTTCCCTGGCGGAAGAGGCAGCGCGTGCGACCGAGAACCCGGAGCAGGTGGCGAGCGAGG GTCTCCCGGAGCCCGTGCTGCGCAAAGTCGAGCTCCCGGTACCCACTCATCGACGCCCAGTGCAGGCCTGGGTCGAGTCCTTGCGGGGCTTCGAGCAGGAGCGCGTGGGCCTGGCCGACCTGCACCCCGATGTTTTCGCCACCGCGCCCAG GCTGGACATACTGCACCAGGTTGCTATGTGGCAGAAGAACTTCAAGAGAATT AGCTATGCCAAGACCAAGACGAGAGCCGAGGTGCGGGGCGGTGGCCGGAAGCCTTGGCCGCAGAAAGGCACTGGGCGGGCCCGGCATGGCAGCATCCGCTCTCCGCTCTGGCGAGGAG GAGGTGTTGCCCATGGCCCCCGGGGCCCCACAAGTTACTACTACATGCTGCCCATGAAGGTGCGGGCGCTGGGTCTCAAAGTGGCACTGACCGTCAAGCTGGCCCAG GACGACCTGCACATCATGGACTCCCTAGAGCTGCCCACCGGAGACCCACAGTACCTGACAGAGCTGGCGCACTACCGCCGCTGGGGGGACTCCGTACTCCTCGTGGACTT AACACACGAGGAGATGCCACAGAGCATCGTGGAGGCCACCTCTAGGCTCAAGACCTTCAACTTGATCCCGGCTGTTG gCCTAAATGTGCACAGCATGCTCAAGCACCAGACGCTGGTCCTGACGCTGCCCACCGTCGCCTTCCTGGAGGACAAGCTGCTCTGGCAGGACTCACGTTACAGACCCCTCTACCCCTTCAGCCTGCCCTACAGCGACTtcccccgacccccaccccaCGCTACCCAGGGCCCAGCGGCCACCCCGTACCACTGttga
- the MRPL4 gene encoding large ribosomal subunit protein uL4m isoform X2, whose product MLQLVRAGARAWLRPTGCQGLSSLAEEAARATENPEQVASEGLPEPVLRKVELPVPTHRRPVQAWVESLRGFEQERVGLADLHPDVFATAPRLDILHQVAMWQKNFKRISYAKTKTRAEVRGGGRKPWPQKGTGRARHGSIRSPLWRGGGVAHGPRGPTSYYYMLPMKVRALGLKVALTVKLAQDDLHIMDSLELPTGDPQYLTELAHYRRWGDSVLLVDLTHEEMPQSIVEATSRLKTFNLIPAVATRWRHEPKSSPVPQPTPLAGFPTSLRMKAQVIRVARQALHDVPRHLPALPSFALGLPHQNGSQESQPGTGPSLALGQQVMSWEQLLGQRLTGNKRPGRVWPRAAGLTKSH is encoded by the exons ATGCTGCAGTTGGTCCGGGCCGGGGCGCGGGCCTGGCTTCGGCCTACCGGCTGCCAG GGCCTGAGTTCCCTGGCGGAAGAGGCAGCGCGTGCGACCGAGAACCCGGAGCAGGTGGCGAGCGAGG GTCTCCCGGAGCCCGTGCTGCGCAAAGTCGAGCTCCCGGTACCCACTCATCGACGCCCAGTGCAGGCCTGGGTCGAGTCCTTGCGGGGCTTCGAGCAGGAGCGCGTGGGCCTGGCCGACCTGCACCCCGATGTTTTCGCCACCGCGCCCAG GCTGGACATACTGCACCAGGTTGCTATGTGGCAGAAGAACTTCAAGAGAATT AGCTATGCCAAGACCAAGACGAGAGCCGAGGTGCGGGGCGGTGGCCGGAAGCCTTGGCCGCAGAAAGGCACTGGGCGGGCCCGGCATGGCAGCATCCGCTCTCCGCTCTGGCGAGGAG GAGGTGTTGCCCATGGCCCCCGGGGCCCCACAAGTTACTACTACATGCTGCCCATGAAGGTGCGGGCGCTGGGTCTCAAAGTGGCACTGACCGTCAAGCTGGCCCAG GACGACCTGCACATCATGGACTCCCTAGAGCTGCCCACCGGAGACCCACAGTACCTGACAGAGCTGGCGCACTACCGCCGCTGGGGGGACTCCGTACTCCTCGTGGACTT AACACACGAGGAGATGCCACAGAGCATCGTGGAGGCCACCTCTAGGCTCAAGACCTTCAACTTGATCCCGGCTGTTG CCACAAGATGGCGACATGAGCCTAAGTCAAGTCCTGTCCCTCAACCCACTCCCCTCGCTGGCTTCCCCACCTCTCTCAGGATGAAAGCCCAAGTCATCAGGGTGGCACGTCAGGCCCTGCACGATGTGCCCCGTCACCTCCCTGCCCTCCCGTCATTTGCCCTGGGTCTCCCCCACCAGAATGGGAGCCAGGAGTCCCAGCCAGGCACGGGACCGAGCCTGGCTCTCGGTCAGCAGGTGATGAGCTGGGAGCAGCTCCTTGGCCAGAGGCTTACAGGCAACAAGCGGCCAGGCAGGGTCTGGCCCCGGGCTGCTGGGCTCACAAAGTCACACTAG